Genomic segment of candidate division TA06 bacterium:
TTGTCGGTGGGGGGATTTCCGGAATGACTGCTGCTTTGAGCCTCGCCACCAGGGGGGTCAAGGTCAAACTTGTGGAAAGAGACAAGAAACTGGGTGGGATACTCAACCAGTTGCACAAGTTGAGTCCCAGCGGCGTGGATTCTGGAGAAGTTCTTAAATCGACGGGGCAGAAGGTTCGCGCGGACGAGAATATTCAGGTTTTCACTTCCGCTGAAGTGACCTCAGTATCAGGTGCGGCTGGTGATTACAGAGTACATGTTATCCAGAAAGGTAAGGAACTGGAGTTAGGTGCTGGCGCCATTGTGGTGGCCACCGGCGCTGATGTTTTGAAGCCGGAGGGCATGTATGACTACGACGGCAAAAGTGTGATAACCCAACTGGACCTCGAGGGGCTTCTCAAGGAAGGAAAGGTAAACGTCAAGAATGTCGTCATGGTACAGTGTGTGGGAGCGAGGCAGCCGGGAAGGGAATACTGTTCCAGAACATGCTGCATGACAGCCATCAAGAACTCCATCTTGCTTAAGGAGTGCTCCCCCAGCATTAAGGTTAGTCTCTTGTTCAGGGATCTTCAGACCTTTGGTCGTTTCCTTGAGAAAGAGATCCTCAAGGCAAGGGACATGGGTGTCAATTTCGTCAGGTATCAACCTCCCGATATTCCTCAGGTGAATGAGGGTTTGGTAAAGGTATCTGATCGATTGTCCGGAAAAGACGTCGAGATTCCGTACGATCTTCTAGTTCTGTCCACCCCGTTGATTCCTTCAAGTGGTGCTAAGGAACTGGCCGAGACGATCGGGGTAACTGCTGACAAAGATGGGTTCATTCCGGAAGAGCATGTGATGTTGAGACCTAACAGATTTGTCTCAGGCGCCGCATATCCTTGTGGTTGCGCCCATTGGCCCGCTACTGTATCAGAGAGCATCTACCAGGCATACCTTGCTGCTGCCAAGGCTGGTCAGTTTCTCCTGAAGGAGTCCATAACCGCAGATTGTGCAGTGCCAGGTGTGGTTGAGGAGAGGTGCCGTGCGTGCGGTTGGTGCGAGGAGGCATGCGAATTCGGGGCTATTGAAATGAGGGAGATTGAAGGTGGCCAACGCGTTGCTCGAATAAGCCCGGTCACGTGCAAAGGCTGTGACCTTTGCGTGGTCACGTGTCCATGTGGAGCGATCGTGCCCACAGACTACACGACCAAGCAGATAGGGGCCATGGTTGAAGCACTTGCTTAAGAGACGAAATTACGAAATTGCGAAAACAAAACCTGAGACATGAGATTACAGAAATAACACCGTGTGTGCGAAAATCGAAGTTGAGAACATAGAAACTGGGGGATGAAAAACACGAACATAAAAGAATCAGGTTTCTTGAGGATCTTGATGTCTACAGGCTGGCGAGGGAGTTCAGAAAGAGGATGTATGAATTGACAAGGAAGCTACCCAAGGAAGAGGAATACAACCTTGTTGGGCAGATGAAGAGGGCGGCGGTTTCATTAACCAACAACATTGCGGAAGGGTATGGAAGATACCGCTTCAAGGAGAACATCCAGTTCTGTCGACACTCTCGTGGTTCGCTTTTCGAATTGATCGATGATCTCAATCTTTACAGAGATGAGCCGTACATCAGTCTTGATGAATATCAAAGCTTTCGTAATGATGCATTCTGCTTGCTTAAGGTTCTTAACGCTTACATAGACAGCACCAAGAAACTGCAGGGGGAATGGTTCGGGACATGATTTAGGCGTTTGACAATTTCGTGTGTGTGGCGTGGGGGTAGGGAGGCAATTTCGTAATTTCGAGTCCCGGTGGTGG
This window contains:
- a CDS encoding CoB--CoM heterodisulfide reductase iron-sulfur subunit A family protein; protein product: MRIGTFICDCGDEISTLLDLKKLKKKVEAFPGVALVRRLRYPCSKDGLREIGDAIQAKKIDRVVVAGCSPRIYGPVFRSACEKAGLDGSMFEMVNIRDQCCRVHPGLRKKATEKAERLVGMAVAKSVQSVPRKKIEVKVSPSALVVGGGISGMTAALSLATRGVKVKLVERDKKLGGILNQLHKLSPSGVDSGEVLKSTGQKVRADENIQVFTSAEVTSVSGAAGDYRVHVIQKGKELELGAGAIVVATGADVLKPEGMYDYDGKSVITQLDLEGLLKEGKVNVKNVVMVQCVGARQPGREYCSRTCCMTAIKNSILLKECSPSIKVSLLFRDLQTFGRFLEKEILKARDMGVNFVRYQPPDIPQVNEGLVKVSDRLSGKDVEIPYDLLVLSTPLIPSSGAKELAETIGVTADKDGFIPEEHVMLRPNRFVSGAAYPCGCAHWPATVSESIYQAYLAAAKAGQFLLKESITADCAVPGVVEERCRACGWCEEACEFGAIEMREIEGGQRVARISPVTCKGCDLCVVTCPCGAIVPTDYTTKQIGAMVEALA
- a CDS encoding four helix bundle protein, producing MYELTRKLPKEEEYNLVGQMKRAAVSLTNNIAEGYGRYRFKENIQFCRHSRGSLFELIDDLNLYRDEPYISLDEYQSFRNDAFCLLKVLNAYIDSTKKLQGEWFGT